The following coding sequences lie in one Takifugu flavidus isolate HTHZ2018 chromosome 4, ASM371156v2, whole genome shotgun sequence genomic window:
- the LOC130524460 gene encoding retinoic acid receptor gamma-A-like isoform X2 has product MLGLKRDMFDCMEALGLAPRPLYDVSGQGSCMLAKATPYFSGLDPFAWAGTSSIQSVETQSTSSEEMVPSSPSPPPPPRIYKPCFVCQDKSSGYHYGVSSCEGCKFILERMTHHVTTLLYMGFFRRSIQKNMVYTCHRDKNCQINKVTRNRCQYCRLQKCFEVGMSKEAVRNDRNKKKKDVKEEVVLPENYELSGELEELVNKVSKAHQETFPSLCQLGKYTTNSSSDHRVQLDLGLWDKFSELSTKCIIKIVEFAKRLPGFTTLTIADQITLLKSACLDILMLRICTRYTPEQDTMTFSDGLTLNRTQMHNAGFGPLTDLVFAFAGQLLPLEMDDTETGLLSAICLICGDRMDLEEPEKVDKLQEPLLEALKIYTRRRRPNKPHMFPRMLMKVTDLRGISTKGAERAITLKTEIPGPMPPLIREMLENPEAFEDSSDSGDSAAAAAPPAIQAIKQEETTRCESTIEEEEEDEHWDEDKDRSADSDWESCGEAVVDLQKQGKPQ; this is encoded by the exons ATGCTGGGATTGAAGAGGGACATGTTTGACTGTATGGAGGCTCTGGGGTTGGCCCCGAGGCCCCTCTATGATGTGTCCGGGCAGGGATCCTGCATGCTCGCCAAAGCCACCCCTTACTTCTCTGGTCTGGATCCCTTCGCCTGGGCCGGAACTAGCAGCATTCAGT CGGTGGAGACCCAGAGCACCAGCTCGGAGGAGATGGTGcccagctccccctcccctcctccgccGCCCCGCATCTACAAACCGTGCTTCGTGTGCCAGGACAAGTCCTCCGGTTATCACTACGGCGTTAGCTCCTGCGAGGGCTGCAAG ttcatcctggagagaatgacgcaccacgtgactactctgctgtacatg GGTTTCTTTCGCCGCAGTATTCAGAAGAACATGGTTTACACCTGCCACCGTGACAAAAACTGTCAGATCAACAAAGTGACTCGAAACCGCTGCCAGTACTGCCGCCTCCAGAAGTGCTTTGAGGTTGGCATGTCCAAAGAAG CTGTGCGTAACGacagaaacaaaaagaagaaggatgtgaaggaggaggtggtgctTCCCGAAAATTACGAGCTGAGTGGAGAACTGGAGGAACTGGTTAATAAAGTCAGCAAAGCTCACCAAGAGACGTTTCCCTCTCTGTGCCAACTGGGAAAATACACCACG AACTCAAGCTCGGACCACAGAGTGCAGCTGGACTTGGGCCTGTGGGATAAGTTCAGCGAGCTGTCCACCAAGTGTATCATAAAGATTGTGGAGTTTGCCAAGCGGCTACCAGGCTTCACCACGCTCACCATCGCAGACCAGATCACCCTTCTCAAATCTGCATGTCTAGATATTCTG ATGCTGAGGATATGTACTCGTTACACCCCAGAACAGGACACAATGACATTCTCAGATGGCCTGACTCTGAACAGGACCCAAATGCATAATGCTGGCTTTGGTCCACTCACAGACCTAGTCTTTGCTTTTGCTGGTCAACTGCTCCCCCTGGAGATGGATGACACAGAGACAGGCTTGCTCAGTGCCATCTGCCTCATCTGTGGAG ACCGTATGGACCTGGAGGAGCCAGAAAAGGTGGACAAGCTGCAGGAGCCCCTGTTAGAGGCGCTGAAGATATACACCCGTCGCAGACGCCCAAACAAGCCTCACATGTTCCCCCGCATGCTGATGAAAGTCACAGACTTGCGAGGAATCAGTACCAAAG GTGCAGAGAGAGCCATCACACTGAAAACAGAGATCCCAGGGCCCATGCCTCCCCTCATCAGGGAGATGTTGGAAAACCCTGAGGCCTTTGAGGACAGCAGCGATTCAGGTGACAGCGCTGCAGCGGCAGCCCCTCCTGCCATTCAGGCTATCAAACAGGAGGAGACTACCAGATGTGAGTCAACtattgaggaggaagaggaagatgagcacTGGGATGAGGACAAAGACCGCAGTGCAGACAGTGACTGGGAGTCATGTGGGGAGGCAGTGGTGGACTTACAGAAACAAGGAAAACCCCAGTGA
- the smug1 gene encoding single-strand-selective monofunctional uracil-DNA glycosylase 1, with protein sequence MSGDGNRLAHGFEALNPAEEATLSPAQRFLQVELELNVHLKQLTFSEPVRYIYKPLEYAWETHRCYVEKYCRGGQSILFLGMNPGPFGMAQTGVPFGEIKSVVDWLEITGEVSRPPDEHPKRRITGLSCTRSEVSGARFWGFFKKLCDEPARFFQHCFVHNLCPLIFMSASGKNLTPPELPVAERKSLLAHCDTALCQAVKALGISMVIGVGRVAEQQARRALSAAGIDVRVEGIMHPSPRNPQANKGWEEVVRAKLEELGVLSLLTRA encoded by the exons ATGTCAGGCGACGGAAACCGGCTCGCTCATGGGTTCGAGGCTTTAAATCCAGCAGAGGAGGCGACCCTTTCTCCTGCCCAAAGATTCCTGCAGGTCGAACTGGAGCTGAACGTCCATCTCAAGCAGCTCACTTTCAGCGAGCCGGTCCGGTACATTTACAAGCCGCTGGAATACGCCTGGGAAACCCACCGCTGCTACGTAGAAAAGTACTGCCGAGGCGGACAAAGCATCCTGTTTTTAGGGATGAACCCAGGACCTTTCGGCATGGCGCAGACAGGG GTGCCGTTTGGTGAAATCAAGTCGGTCGTTGATTGGCTTGAGATCACGGGGGAGGTTAGTCGGCCGCCTGATGAGCATCCAAAGCGAAGGATAACCGGACTCTCCTGCACTCGGAGCGAAGTGAGCGGAGCACGCTTCTGGGGCTTCTTCAAGAAGCTGTGCGACGAACCGGCACGCTTCTTCCAGCACTGCTTTGTGCACAATCTGTGCCCGCTCATCTTCATGAGTGCCAGCGGCAAGAACTTAACACCCCCTGAGCTGCCCGTAGCTGAACGGAAGTCCCTCCTGGCACACTGTGACACCGCACTGTGCCAGGCTGTGAAGGCGTTGGGGATCTCCATGGTGATCGGGGTTGGAAGAGTGGCAGAGCAGCAGGCACGGCGTGCTTTATCTGCGGCAGGGATCGATGTGCGTGTCGAGGGGATCATGCATCCATCACCCAGGAACCCACAAGCCAATAAAGGCTGGGAGGAGGTAGTTCGAGCCAAACTGGAAGAACTGGGTGTCCTTTCACTGCTGACCCGTGCATGA
- the LOC130524460 gene encoding retinoic acid receptor gamma-A-like isoform X4 has translation MLGLKRDMFDCMEALGLAPRPLYDVSGQGSCMLAKATPYFSGLDPFAWAGTSSIQSVETQSTSSEEMVPSSPSPPPPPRIYKPCFVCQDKSSGYHYGVSSCEGCKGFFRRSIQKNMVYTCHRDKNCQINKVTRNRCQYCRLQKCFEVGMSKEAVRNDRNKKKKDVKEEVVLPENYELSGELEELVNKVSKAHQETFPSLCQLGKYTTNSSSDHRVQLDLGLWDKFSELSTKCIIKIVEFAKRLPGFTTLTIADQITLLKSACLDILMLRICTRYTPEQDTMTFSDGLTLNRTQMHNAGFGPLTDLVFAFAGQLLPLEMDDTETGLLSAICLICGDRMDLEEPEKVDKLQEPLLEALKIYTRRRRPNKPHMFPRMLMKVTDLRGISTKGAERAITLKTEIPGPMPPLIREMLENPEAFEDSSDSGDSAAAAAPPAIQAIKQEETTRCESTIEEEEEDEHWDEDKDRSADSDWESCGEAVVDLQKQGKPQ, from the exons ATGCTGGGATTGAAGAGGGACATGTTTGACTGTATGGAGGCTCTGGGGTTGGCCCCGAGGCCCCTCTATGATGTGTCCGGGCAGGGATCCTGCATGCTCGCCAAAGCCACCCCTTACTTCTCTGGTCTGGATCCCTTCGCCTGGGCCGGAACTAGCAGCATTCAGT CGGTGGAGACCCAGAGCACCAGCTCGGAGGAGATGGTGcccagctccccctcccctcctccgccGCCCCGCATCTACAAACCGTGCTTCGTGTGCCAGGACAAGTCCTCCGGTTATCACTACGGCGTTAGCTCCTGCGAGGGCTGCAAG GGTTTCTTTCGCCGCAGTATTCAGAAGAACATGGTTTACACCTGCCACCGTGACAAAAACTGTCAGATCAACAAAGTGACTCGAAACCGCTGCCAGTACTGCCGCCTCCAGAAGTGCTTTGAGGTTGGCATGTCCAAAGAAG CTGTGCGTAACGacagaaacaaaaagaagaaggatgtgaaggaggaggtggtgctTCCCGAAAATTACGAGCTGAGTGGAGAACTGGAGGAACTGGTTAATAAAGTCAGCAAAGCTCACCAAGAGACGTTTCCCTCTCTGTGCCAACTGGGAAAATACACCACG AACTCAAGCTCGGACCACAGAGTGCAGCTGGACTTGGGCCTGTGGGATAAGTTCAGCGAGCTGTCCACCAAGTGTATCATAAAGATTGTGGAGTTTGCCAAGCGGCTACCAGGCTTCACCACGCTCACCATCGCAGACCAGATCACCCTTCTCAAATCTGCATGTCTAGATATTCTG ATGCTGAGGATATGTACTCGTTACACCCCAGAACAGGACACAATGACATTCTCAGATGGCCTGACTCTGAACAGGACCCAAATGCATAATGCTGGCTTTGGTCCACTCACAGACCTAGTCTTTGCTTTTGCTGGTCAACTGCTCCCCCTGGAGATGGATGACACAGAGACAGGCTTGCTCAGTGCCATCTGCCTCATCTGTGGAG ACCGTATGGACCTGGAGGAGCCAGAAAAGGTGGACAAGCTGCAGGAGCCCCTGTTAGAGGCGCTGAAGATATACACCCGTCGCAGACGCCCAAACAAGCCTCACATGTTCCCCCGCATGCTGATGAAAGTCACAGACTTGCGAGGAATCAGTACCAAAG GTGCAGAGAGAGCCATCACACTGAAAACAGAGATCCCAGGGCCCATGCCTCCCCTCATCAGGGAGATGTTGGAAAACCCTGAGGCCTTTGAGGACAGCAGCGATTCAGGTGACAGCGCTGCAGCGGCAGCCCCTCCTGCCATTCAGGCTATCAAACAGGAGGAGACTACCAGATGTGAGTCAACtattgaggaggaagaggaagatgagcacTGGGATGAGGACAAAGACCGCAGTGCAGACAGTGACTGGGAGTCATGTGGGGAGGCAGTGGTGGACTTACAGAAACAAGGAAAACCCCAGTGA
- the LOC130524522 gene encoding calcium-binding and coiled-coil domain-containing protein 1-like produces MDKQPTVVFRNVGQLYFPQTRVECHYSLTPDHQWNSSDWVGIFQLGSSVKRYHTYTWALVPEGHTDGNSANCCVVFHASYLPQPGAVRYEFRYVDKVGQVCARSPPFTFCLPKPLEELETLKEEEDEEDGEEELLLVVPRAQLLQSRLEECLKRQEEVQQALDVTEKEVEKEKENSRRARGEWERERDAMREVISKLRDGMRENYEKLKKMEGKHEDVKYSRENLTSELTTLMAERAESQQRIRDLEEENKVLRQGEREGNLEIDRLKERLKKTSSQMKHDEEKKKTLQAETEAALQEARGLQERLEVSEHLAEGLRRELRELGARQGYTHTELHQARLQVAQLTLQLSEEDLLLREERANWALEREAYKHGAESDKKKIQELSCEVQRKEEWLQEERREREKLEAELGSDRECNRVLLSNARRELQELKSSLRKVQREREEQADKKERLNSGPWSVQGSGTGPEVDSSGGAPSPGCSSVDEEGCSSASPRSIDSPLFSSADPEQPGAPETCAETRIVDKEDAFTAGTQDEDAAGDGKTLDFPQRVDFILSELADSPMW; encoded by the exons ATGGATAAACAGCCCACAGTCGTGTTTCGAAATGTTGGGCAACTCTACTTCCCCCAAACCAGAGTGGAGTGCCACTACAGTCTGACCCCAGACCATCAGTGGAACAGCAGCGACTGGGTTGGGATTTTCCAG CTGGGCTCTTCGGTGAAACGGTATCACACGTACACGTGGGCTCTGGTCCCAGAAGGACACACGGATGGCAACAGTGCCAACTGCTGTGTTGTTTTCCATG cGTCATATCTGCCGCAGCCCGGTGCTGTCAGATATGAGTTCAGATATGTTGATAAGGTGGGACAGGTGTGTGCCCGGAGTCCTCCTTTCACTTTCTGCCTCCCGAAGccactggaggagctggagacgctaaaagaggaggaggatgaggaggacggcgaggaagagctgctgcttGTCGTCCCCAGGGCTCAGCTGTTGCAG AGTCGCCTGGAGGAGTGCTTAAAAAGACAGGAGGAGGTCCAGCAAGCGCTGGACGTGACCGaaaaggaggtggagaaagagaaggagaacagCAGGAGAGCGAGGGGGGAGTGGGAGCGGGAGAGAGACGCCATGAGGGAGGTGATCTCCAAGCTCAGAGATGGCATGAGAGAAAATTACGAGAAGCtgaaaaagatggagggaaagcaCGAG GATGTGAAGTACAGTCGTGAAAACCTGACCTCTGAACTGACCACTCTTATGGCTGAAAGAGCCGAGAGTCAGCAGCGGATTAgagatctggaggaggagaacaaggtcctgagacagggagagagagagggaaaccTGGAAATTGACAG GCTGAAGGAGAGACTGAAGAAGACCTCCAGTCAAATGAAGCAtgatgaggaaaagaagaagactCTGCAG gcagagacagaggccGCCCTGCAGGAGGCGCGGGGCCTGCAGGAGCGCCTGGAGGTCAGCGAGCACTTGGCCGAAGGTCTGCGCAGGGAACTGAGGGAGCTGGGTGCCCGCCAGGGCTACACCCACACCGAGCTGCACCAGGCCCGCCTGCAGGTGGCCCAGCTCACGCTGCAACTGTCCGAGGAGGACCTGCTCCTCAGGGAGGAGCGCGCCAACTGGGCCCTGGAGAGGGAGGCATATAAACACGGGGCGGAA AGCGATAAGAAGAAGATACAGGAGCTGAGCTGCGAGgtgcagaggaaggaggagtggcttcaggaggagaggagggagagggagaagctgGAAGCTGAGCTGGGGAGCGATCGGGAGTGCAACCGA gtgctgctgagcaatGCCAGgcgagagctgcaggagctgaagtCCAGCCTCAGAAAagtccagagagagagagaagagcaggCAGACAAGAAG GAGCGGCTGAACTCTGGCCCTTGGTCAGTGCAGGGGTCTGGAACCGGACCAGAGGTTGACTCCAGTGGCGGAGCCCCCT CTCCCGGTTGTTCCTCTGTGGACGAAGAAGGTTGTTCCTCAGCTTCGCCCAGATCGATCGATTCGCCTCTTTTCTCATCCGCTGACCCGGAACAACCCGGCGCACCCGAGACCTGTGCCGAGACTCGCATTGTGGACAAAGAAGACGCATTTACCGCTGGTACACAG GATGAGGACGCGGCAGGTGACGGGAAGACACTGGACTTTCCCCAACGTGTCGACTTCATCCTGAG tgAGCTGGCTGACTCGCCCATGTGGTAA